A stretch of DNA from Microlunatus capsulatus:
TCGATGACGATGTCTTCGGTCTCCAGGAGCGGGATCAGCTCCTCGATCACCGCGTCGGTCGCCGGCCCGGCCTTGACCATGATGATGACCCGCCGCGGCCGCTCGAGGGAGGCGACGAAGTCGGCCATCGTCTCCGACGCGATGAAGGTGCCCTCGTGGCCGGCCTCGGCCAGCAGCGACTCGGCCTTGGCGTAGGTGCGGTTGTGGATGGCGACCCGGTGGCCGTGCCGAGCGAAGTTCCTCGCCAGGTTGCGACCCATCACGGCGAGGCCGGTCACACCGATCTGGGCGAGCTCAGGCATGCGGGGACTCCTCGGGGGCTGTGAGACGATCGGAGCGCGAACGGGGGTCGCGCGGCCTCAGCGTAACCACACCGCCGCGGGGGCAAGCAGTGGCTACAGTCGCAGTCTCACCACCTGAAGCCGGAGGAACGCCATGCTCCAGCCGCTGGGCATCAGCGCCGAGGCGGAGGCCGTCTACCTCGTCCTCGCGCCGATCGGCAACGCCACCAGCGCAGAGCTGTCCGAGCTCAGCTCGGTCCCCTCCGACGAGCTCGAGCGCCGCCTCGACGAGCTGCGGAAGCTGGGGCTGGCCACCGAGGTCTCGCGCGGCACCTGGCGCTCGCTCCCGCTGCCCGACGTCGCCAACGCGCTCAAGGCCCAGCGGCTCTCGGAGCTGGAGATGGCGAGCCTGGCGGCGGAGTCGCTGCACAGCCACCTGCTGGCGGCCACCCAGAACCAGAGCGACGACATCCGGATCATCGTCGGCCGCGAGGCCATGTCGGCCATCAACAAGGAGCTCTGCTCGAAGGCGCAGAAAGAGATCTGCATGTTCGACAAGCCGCCCTACGTCGACGAGCGGGAGGCGGACGAGGAGCTCCTCGAGGAGGACGCCGAGGAGTGGAAGGCGCTGGACCGCGGCACCCAGCTGCGCTGCGTCTACCACCCGGGCTTCGACGCCGACCGGCTCAAGGAGCTCACCCTCTTCGCCGCGAAGGGCGAGAAGTCGCGGACCGCGCCCGTGCCGATGAAGCTGGTCATCGTCGACGCGTCGGTCGCACTCATCCCCTCCATGCGGTCCTACCTGCCGGGTCACGAGCTGCGGATGTCCATCGTGCGGCACCCGCTGCTGGTCGAGGCGCTCCAGTGGCTGTTCGAGGCGGTCTGGGACACCGCCGTCCCGATCGTCGCCTCGACCTACACCGAGAACGACCCCCGGCGCCAGATGCTGCTCTCGTTGCTGATGACCGGCTCGACCGACCAGGCCATCGCCAGCAACCTCGGGATCAACGTCCGGTCGGTCCGGCGCTGGATCTCCGAGCTGATGGACGAGCTCGGCGTCACCACCCGGCTGCAGCTCGGGGCGGCGATGGTCCGGGCCGAGTACATCCGGACCCAGACTTCCGGCATGATGGGCGCCACGGCCTCTTCGCGCCCCTAGCACGCAGCAGCGCCCGCACCCCCGGTGGGGTGCGGGCGCTGCTGGTCGGGCGTGGCGACCGGTCTCGCTGCGGGGAACAGCGGGCCGGGCGACGGGGTCGTGCTGTGGCTCGTCGCTAGCCGTTTTCCGGGACTGTCAGGGTTCCGGCCTCCCGAAGGATGCCGCGTTGGCCCTGACCTGCCCGTTCCCCGACCGGTGCGCCGGCGACGGGTCGCCCGCGCCCGGTGCCGGGAGCCGGCCTCAGATGCCGCGGCCGTCGAGCGTCGAGAACGAGCCCTTGATGCCGCGGCCGGCGTCGTCGGACGAGACGGAGGCGACGGTGCCGCCGACGAGGAGCACGGAGACGACGGCAGCGGTGACGCCGGCGACGAGCTTGCGAGCGGTACGAGAAGTGCGCATGGGGGAATTCCTTCCGATTTTGTCCAGCCATCGGGGGGGAGGGTTAATGATGGCGGGAACCCTGACGTTTCGAGAAGAAATCTATGCACCCGGGGCATTGGTCGTCACTACCCAGACGTGGCCACTACCGGACATGTCCTCAAGAGGACATAGCAAAATCGCGTTAGGTGCCCTTTCTGGCCCCTACGCGTGAGATCTCCGATCACCGCACCCGGTCCACCGGCCCCCGTGGTCGTGGAATCGCTCGCCCCTGTGGAGGAGCCGTCACCGTGTGCCGGCCATCTCGACCGGTGGGAGAACCGGGGCGCCTTTCGTCGCGCCCTTTCCCGCCGATCAGCCTTTCCCCATTAGCGGGCGCCGTCAAGGGTGTCGGCCGACGTTTGAGGAATTAGTTGGTCCGCGCGGCGAAATCGCGCACGAACCGCCCGGCGTACCGTGGGTGTCAGCGGTCCCTGCCAGCATCGGCTCCGACGACGAGACCTGGGAGACACCATGACCTGCACCTTCATCCCCCCGTACCTGCTCGACCACCTGGCCACCGCCGCGGCCGACACCCCGGCCGGCGCGTTCGGCCGCTCGACCCTGGTGCTGGACCAGCGGCTGCGCGAGCAGCGCCTCCAGCCGGCCCTGCTCCCCCGGGTCGCCACGGTGCGGGCCGGGGTCGTCGCCGAGCGCCGGGTCGTGCACAGCGCGGGCGGCACCGAGACGCTGCCGGGCACCCCCGTCCGCTCCGACGACGACCCGGCCAGCGGCGACGCCGCCGTCGACGAGGCCTTCGTCTCCTCGGGCCAGGTGTGGGACCTCTTCGCCGAGCTCTTCGACCGCCGCTCGGTCGACGGGCAGGGCAGCACCCTCTCGGTCACCGTGCACTACGGCCAGCGCTACGACAACGCCTTCTGGGACGGCAGCCAGCTGGTGTTCGGCGACGGCGACGGCGAGGTCTTCGAGCGCTTCACCAAGCCCATGGACGTGATGGCGCACGAGTTCACCCACGGGGTCACCCAGTTCAGCGCGAACCTCACCTACCAGGGCCAGTCGGGCGCCCTCAACGAGAGCGTGAGCGACGTCTTCGCCGCCCTGACCAAGCAGCGCGCGCTGGGCCAGGACGCCGGCGCGGCGGACTGGCTGATCGGCGAGGGGCTGTTCCGGCCCGGCATCGCCGCCCGCGCCCTGCGCTCGATGCTGGAGCCCGGCACCGCCTACGACGACCCGCAGCTGGGCCGCGACCCGCAGGTGGGCTCGATGGCCGACTACGTCGAGACCGAGGAGGACAACGGCGGGGTGCACCTCAACTCCGGGATCCCCAACCGCGCGTTCGCCCTGGCCGCGGTGGCCCTCGGCGGTCCCAGCTGGGAGCGCGCCGGACGGGTGTGGTACGACACGCTGACGGGCGGGGCCATCGGCTCCGACGTCGACTTCGTCGGCTTCGCGGAGGCCACCGTCGCCTCGGCAGCCCGGCTCTTCCCCGACGACGCCGACGTCGCGACCCGGGTCCGCGGCGCCTGGGCCGAGGTGGGCGTGCTCACCGCCGCGGAGACCCCCGGGGCCACGCCGCCGGTCCCGGTCGACGCCGCGCCCGCCACCCCGCCGGCTCCCGCGGCCCCTGGCGTCCCGGCGGCGGAGGCCCGGACGGTGGCGGTGCGGCGCAGCGGCGGGTTCGCCGGCGCCGTGCGCGCCGCGGAGCTCGACCTCGACGGCGACCCGCAGGGCCCGGAGGTGCGCCGGCTGCTGCTCGACACCGACCTCACCCGGCTGGCCGGCAGCCGGCCGGCGGCGGACCGCTTCGTCTACACCGTGGCGGTCGGGGAGTGGCAGCTGACGGTGCCCGAGCAGGACCTGACGCCCGAGCTCGACCAGGTGGTCCGGATCGTGCTGGGCGGCTCGGGCCGCCTCGACCTCGGCTGAGCCGGCGGGCCCGCCGGTCGCGCCTCAGCCGACCGGCGGGTCCTCCCACGGCAGCGGGGTGCCGGCGCTGACCGGCTGCACCGGCACCACGACGACGGGCCGGTGCTGCCGGTGCGCCAGCTGGGCCGCGACCGAGCCGCCGAAGAACTCCTTGAGGCCCGAGCGCACGCCGCGGCGGCGGCTGCCGACGACGAGCATCTCGGCGTCGCAGATGTCGGCCAGCCGGGCCAGGGCGTAGGCCCGGTCCCCCGCCAGCTCGCGGAAGGTGACGGGCAGGTCGCCGACCAGCCCGCGGACGTGCTCGGCCAGGGCGGGGTCGAAGTCGCTCTCGGACAGCTCGGGCAGGTCGGGGTCCAGCGGGCGGGAGACGACGGTGCCGTCGGGCCGCTCCTCCACCACGTACCGGCCGACGTCGACGTGGGCGCAGACCAGCTCGGCGGCGAGCGCCCGGGCCAGCCGGACCGCCTGCTCGACGACGACGTCGGCCTGGCCGTGGTTCACGCCGACCAGGATGCGGTGCTGCCCAGGGGTGCGGTCCATGAGTCCTCCTCGCGCCGGCTACCGGTCCTGGGAACGATAGTCCTCGGCGGCCGTCCGCGCCTCCAGGGCGAGCAGGCCCGCCTTGACCGCCAGCCCGCCCACGTAGCCGCCCGGGCTGCCGTCGGACCGCAGCACCCGGTGGCAGGGCACGACGACCGGCACCGGGTTCGTCGCGCACGCCGAGCCGACGGCGCGGACGGCCCGCGGGCTGGCCGTCGCCCGCGCCACCTCGGTGTAGGTCTCGGTCCGCCCGTACGGCAGCACGCGGAGGTGGTCGAGCACCGTCCGGCGGAACCCGCTGCTCAGCCGCAGGTCCAGCGCCACGGCGAAGTCGCGGCGCCGGCCGGCGAAGTACTCGTCGAGCTGGCGCCGGACGCCGTCCAGCCGGGCCGGGGCCCGGAGAACCCGCGGGCTGACCCGCTCGGCCAGCCGCACCAGCACCGCGTCGTGGTCCTCGCGGGCGAAGGCCAGCCGGACCAGCCCCTCGCGGGTGGCGGCCAGCAGCAGGGGGCCGAACGGGGAGTCGGTGGTGGTGTAGCCGACGTCGAGCAGGTCCGCGTCCTCCGCCGCGGCGGCGAGCCGGTGCCGGAGCCGCTCCAGCTGGGCGTCGGCCGAGAGACCTGCCGCGTCGGTGGCGGCCTGTGCGGGGGCGGAGAGCCCGGGGGTGCGGGAGGTCGGGGTGGTCATGGTCGCTCCTGGGGGTCGGTCCGGTCGGGTGACGACGAGCGCCCCTGCGGTGCCGGGGCCCCGGGCGTCGCCCGGCGCAGCGCCGCGATGCCGTCGGCGGCGGCCCGGCGGGCGGCGGCGGCCGTCCCGCCGAGCAGCAGCGCGACCTCGGCGTGCGGCAGGCCCGCGACGTGGTGGTAGGCCACGGCCTGGCGCTGCTTCGGCGGCAGGGCCCGCAGCCGGTCCCACAGCTCGTCCTCCGGCGGCTGCCACACCCCCAGCGCCGAGGGCCCGTCGGGGACCTCCGCCACCGCGGCGGGGCGCCGGCCGGCGGCCCGCAGCACGTCCAGCGCCTTGCGCCGGGCGATCCGGACCAGCCAGGCCTCGACGTTGGCGCCGCCCGGCAGGTCCGGGTAGGCCCGCAGCGCGGACAGGAAGGTCTCCGACCAGGCGTCGTCCGCGTCGGGCGGGGTCAGCACGGAGCGGCAGACCCGCAGCACGGCGGGTCCGTGGCGGGTGACGACGACGTCGAACGGCAGGGTGCTCATCACCGGGTAGACGCCGGCCGGGGCCCGGACGTGAGGTCGCCGGCCCGGTCAGTGCGTGCTGGTCGCGTCCCGCACCTCGCCGACGAGCTCCTCGATGATGTCCTCGAGGAAGAGCACGCCCGTCGTCGCGCCGCCGGCGTCGACGCAGCGGGCCAGGTGCGCGCCCGTGGTCCGCAGGGCCGCCAGCGCGTCCTCGAGGTCGGCG
This window harbors:
- a CDS encoding RNA polymerase sigma factor; this translates as MSTLPFDVVVTRHGPAVLRVCRSVLTPPDADDAWSETFLSALRAYPDLPGGANVEAWLVRIARRKALDVLRAAGRRPAAVAEVPDGPSALGVWQPPEDELWDRLRALPPKQRQAVAYHHVAGLPHAEVALLLGGTAAAARRAAADGIAALRRATPGAPAPQGRSSSPDRTDPQERP
- a CDS encoding protealysin inhibitor emfourin, with protein sequence MTCTFIPPYLLDHLATAAADTPAGAFGRSTLVLDQRLREQRLQPALLPRVATVRAGVVAERRVVHSAGGTETLPGTPVRSDDDPASGDAAVDEAFVSSGQVWDLFAELFDRRSVDGQGSTLSVTVHYGQRYDNAFWDGSQLVFGDGDGEVFERFTKPMDVMAHEFTHGVTQFSANLTYQGQSGALNESVSDVFAALTKQRALGQDAGAADWLIGEGLFRPGIAARALRSMLEPGTAYDDPQLGRDPQVGSMADYVETEEDNGGVHLNSGIPNRAFALAAVALGGPSWERAGRVWYDTLTGGAIGSDVDFVGFAEATVASAARLFPDDADVATRVRGAWAEVGVLTAAETPGATPPVPVDAAPATPPAPAAPGVPAAEARTVAVRRSGGFAGAVRAAELDLDGDPQGPEVRRLLLDTDLTRLAGSRPAADRFVYTVAVGEWQLTVPEQDLTPELDQVVRIVLGGSGRLDLG
- a CDS encoding methylated-DNA--[protein]-cysteine S-methyltransferase, with amino-acid sequence MTTPTSRTPGLSAPAQAATDAAGLSADAQLERLRHRLAAAAEDADLLDVGYTTTDSPFGPLLLAATREGLVRLAFAREDHDAVLVRLAERVSPRVLRAPARLDGVRRQLDEYFAGRRRDFAVALDLRLSSGFRRTVLDHLRVLPYGRTETYTEVARATASPRAVRAVGSACATNPVPVVVPCHRVLRSDGSPGGYVGGLAVKAGLLALEARTAAEDYRSQDR
- a CDS encoding universal stress protein; its protein translation is MDRTPGQHRILVGVNHGQADVVVEQAVRLARALAAELVCAHVDVGRYVVEERPDGTVVSRPLDPDLPELSESDFDPALAEHVRGLVGDLPVTFRELAGDRAYALARLADICDAEMLVVGSRRRGVRSGLKEFFGGSVAAQLAHRQHRPVVVVPVQPVSAGTPLPWEDPPVG